The Flavobacterium sp. 1 genome contains the following window.
TTCCTCTAAAATCTTTTCCATACCAAGTATAACCCAGCTGCAATGTTTTGAAAGCCAAATTGATATCATAAAAACGAGTGCTGCCGGCATATTTACCTGATTTTTTATCAAATACGATAAAAGGGAATTCCGTTTTATTTTCTCTGGCTTTTATAGCTATCTGAATATAGTTGATGAGGTTTTCTTTTCCATTCGCGGGAACTAAGGAATAGTACCAAGTTTCGGGTTCATTGAGGGAAATATCCAAAAGATTATCAACATCTGTCAAGTCTAAAGGGCGCAGTAAAACGAATTCGTCTTCGAGAATTGTATTTTGGGGAAATTGCGGAGCAGTCATTACTTTTTTAAGCTAATTTATAAAAATGATAAAAAATACAAAAACTTTTCTTTCAAAATATCATTGATGCATTAGCCCGTATTGCTACACCAATTCGCTATCGCTCAGATGAAATAAAAAACCCACAATACAAAATACTATTTTATATTGTGGGTTTGAAACATATAGTTGAATTAGTTTCTAAAAAAACTATTCGTTCATTTCATCATAACGCACTGGAACTTGAGGATCATACAGCGGACATTTGAATTCTTCCAAAGTATCAGCGAGAAGATTCATCGTTTTACCTTCGGTTCCGTAGCAATCAATTTGTATGCTTTGCGGAGTTGTTTTAACGTGAAAAGCACCTTTCCCTTTGGTGTTTTTCCAGCTGTTTTCATCTATTTTTTCCCAACTCGAAAACACACTGTTGATTCTGTTTAAAATAACATCAACAGGAAGTATTTCAAGACCTTCTACTTCTTGTTGCTCTGCCAAAGCTTCATAAACCAAATGATGATTAAGATAGATTCCGTCCTGATATTGCCAAAAGAGTAGTTCGTACATTTTGAAAAAGTTTAATTGTTTAAATCATTTAATCGTATAAATGATTAAACCTTTAAACGATTCAACCAAAAACGATTCAACAACCTTTAATATTCGAAAGTACCGTATTCGCTGGTGATTGTTAATTTCTTAGCATCAGAAGCTTCTACCCTGCCGACAATCTGTGCATTGACATTGAAAGATTTTGAAATATCAATAATATCTTGAGCAATAGCTTCCGGCACATATATTTCCATTCTGTGTCCGCAGTTGAATACTTGATACATTTCTTTCCAATCCGTTTTTGACTGCTCTTGAATCAATTGAAACAAAGGTGGCACTGGAAATAAATTATCTTTTATAATATGCAGATTTTGAACAAAATGCAAAATTTTTGTCTGAGCTCCTCCGCTGCAGTGCACCATTCCGTGCACCTCCTGTGAAGTATATTTATCTAAAATTTTCTTGATGATTGGTGCATACGTTCTTGTTGGAGAAAGCACTAATTGTCCGGCATCGATCGGTGAATTTTCAACAGCATCCGTCAATTGCACCTGCCCTGAATAGATAAGTTCACTTGGAACAGCTGCATCAAAGCTTTCCGGATACTTAGCTGCCAAATATTTTCCGAAAACGTCATGACGTGCCGATGTCAATCCGTTGCTTCCCATTCCGCCATTATAGCTTTTTTCGTAAGTCGCTTGGCCAAAAGAAGCCAACCCAACAATAACATCTCCCGCTTTTATATTGGCATTATCAATTACTTTGGAACGCTTCATCCTTGCCGTTACGGTAGAATCTACGATGATGGTTCTTACAAGATCACCAACATCGGCAGTTTCGCCTCCTGTTGAGTGAATCGTTACACCAAAAGAATCCAATTCTTTTATCAGTTCTTCGGTTCCATTTATAATAGCCGATAAAACTTCGCCTGGAATAACATTTTTGTTTCTGCCAATGGTTGAAGAAAGCAAAATATTATCGGTAGCGCCTACACACAATAAATCATCTATGTTCATGATTAAAGCATCTTGAGCAATACCTTTCCAAACCGAAATATCTCCAGTTTCTTTCCAATACATATAAGCCAACGAGGATTTTGTCCCTGCTCCATCAGCATGCATTATCAGGCAATAATCTTCGTCCTGTGTCAAATAATCAGGAACAATTTTACAAAATGCCTGTGGAAATAAACCTTTGTCAATATTTTTAATAGCGTTATGCACATCTTCTTTGGATGCCGAAACACCACGCTGTGCATATCTTTTTGAAGTATCTGAACTCATTTTCTAGTTGTGTGTATGTGGGCAAAGATAATTTTAATGTGACAATTATACAATTAAATTTCAATGGCAAAAATCAATAGCAATGGAAATATCAATGAAAAAATTAATGGCAATGTCAATTTTGTAAAATCTCAATTCTGAATCTCAATTCTGAATCTTAATTCTTAATTCTCAAATCTTAATTCTTTAATTACTCCTAATTTGCAATAATTTCAATTTCAACGCGGCGGTTTGCTTCTCTTTCGGCTTCGTTTTTTTCAGGCAAAGGATACAATGGTTTTGTACTGGCGAAACCAACAAAAGTCATTCGGCTTTTTTCAATTCCATTAAACTCTAAAAATTTATAAATGGCTTTAGCTCTTTGGGTACTCAAGTCCCGAAAATCTTTTTGCACACAGCAAATATGTCCTTGTATTTGTATTTTTAAATCTGGGACATTTTTCATCACCGTCAGCAATTCATACATTACTGATCTGGATTGGGGCATAATGGCAAAAGTATCAACAAAAAAATTCATATTTTCTAA
Protein-coding sequences here:
- a CDS encoding GNAT family N-acetyltransferase, with the protein product MTAPQFPQNTILEDEFVLLRPLDLTDVDNLLDISLNEPETWYYSLVPANGKENLINYIQIAIKARENKTEFPFIVFDKKSGKYAGSTRFYDINLAFKTLQLGYTWYGKDFRGTGLNKHCKYLLLCFAFETLGMERVEFRADNNNERSIAAMKSIGCKVEGVLRSNMPTYQSDVRRDSIILSILKEEWFGGVKENLIKKL
- a CDS encoding AIR synthase related protein, with the protein product MSSDTSKRYAQRGVSASKEDVHNAIKNIDKGLFPQAFCKIVPDYLTQDEDYCLIMHADGAGTKSSLAYMYWKETGDISVWKGIAQDALIMNIDDLLCVGATDNILLSSTIGRNKNVIPGEVLSAIINGTEELIKELDSFGVTIHSTGGETADVGDLVRTIIVDSTVTARMKRSKVIDNANIKAGDVIVGLASFGQATYEKSYNGGMGSNGLTSARHDVFGKYLAAKYPESFDAAVPSELIYSGQVQLTDAVENSPIDAGQLVLSPTRTYAPIIKKILDKYTSQEVHGMVHCSGGAQTKILHFVQNLHIIKDNLFPVPPLFQLIQEQSKTDWKEMYQVFNCGHRMEIYVPEAIAQDIIDISKSFNVNAQIVGRVEASDAKKLTITSEYGTFEY